One region of Oxalobacteraceae sp. CFBP 8761 genomic DNA includes:
- a CDS encoding EAL domain-containing protein, producing MNMIARSSGASLTSDGEPAAGARRTRGLLARWLGLALETHISLPLFALALLGAMWFGTLHVIESERRAAVAATRDATQELLDTYEAQLARSLSAIDQTLRVLKYAVEQNGPTGALPALEAKGLLPPGLVFQVEISDASGHIVASNPASKKHDLARTAWFEFHRQTRDDVPFVSLTSLSEASREPTVHFSRRINDAAGRFSGVAVVALDPAYFTSGYERSRQGDRGLLGMAGTDGVLRALRVGETVSWGQRFVSGANGGVAAGTSAHGAPVLESEARTVASRPMNSFPLVAVAGLSEAEQMADFYQGRRAWLLGAGAASALLIAVVILVSAWSWQLAKARRRERLAQETYAAASEASPDAFFVLRTVFGPRGDVRDFVVATTNSRAERFTSLTKQQMAAKPISGLLPPSISQSVFDDLSAVARDGIARETEWQAQTLPQPGVWLHRQAVAVEDGVVVIVRDITERKMGEQRIRHLAHHDDLTGLPNRSLLRERLGQAIVTAAEAGRAVGLAFIDLDGFKLVNDTLGHNAGDELLKVVGARMHRCLRSDDTLARFGGDEFVILLPDLAGDPMAIAPLLERVREAVTEPVLVEGQEVQVSCSVGVTFYPRDGASANALMMHADVAMYRAKELGSNNVQYYVSEMNESVDEKLVLLEGLRAAIDTCAEDYPGPCQFQLLYQPKVDLRTNCLFGVEALIRWHHPEQGLVSPLRFIGLAEESGLIVQIGDWVLRTACAQAQAWRTAGLPPVSVSVNVSARQFEDKRLVERVAEALRASGLPADGLEVEVTESLIMRDLGRSVDKMRELEAMGVALSIDDFGTGYSSLSALKSFPISRLKIDKSFVADLADSPDDQAIAMAVISLGHKLDLRVIAEGVETEQQRDFLRANDCDEMQGYLFSRPLPASDIARLLAGSAGDAHDPCAK from the coding sequence ATGAACATGATCGCGCGTTCCAGCGGGGCGTCGCTCACAAGCGACGGCGAGCCGGCGGCAGGCGCGCGGCGCACGCGCGGCCTGCTCGCACGCTGGCTTGGTCTGGCGCTCGAAACACACATCTCGCTGCCCCTGTTCGCGCTGGCGCTGCTGGGCGCAATGTGGTTCGGGACCCTGCACGTCATCGAATCGGAGCGCCGCGCCGCCGTCGCGGCCACGCGCGATGCAACTCAGGAACTGCTCGACACCTATGAAGCGCAACTGGCGCGCAGCCTGAGCGCGATCGACCAGACCCTGCGCGTGCTGAAGTACGCGGTCGAACAGAATGGCCCGACCGGCGCCCTGCCCGCGCTCGAAGCCAAGGGCCTGCTGCCGCCCGGCCTCGTGTTCCAGGTCGAGATCAGCGACGCCAGCGGACACATCGTCGCCAGCAATCCCGCGTCGAAGAAGCATGACCTGGCACGCACCGCGTGGTTCGAATTTCATCGCCAGACCCGCGACGACGTGCCGTTCGTCAGCCTGACCAGCCTGAGCGAAGCCTCAAGGGAACCGACCGTCCACTTTTCGCGCCGCATCAACGATGCGGCCGGGCGCTTCTCCGGCGTGGCCGTCGTCGCGCTCGACCCGGCCTATTTCACCAGCGGCTATGAGCGCTCGCGCCAGGGCGATCGTGGCCTGCTCGGCATGGCGGGCACCGACGGCGTGCTGCGCGCGTTGCGCGTGGGCGAAACGGTGTCGTGGGGCCAGCGCTTCGTGTCGGGCGCAAACGGCGGCGTGGCGGCCGGCACGAGCGCGCACGGCGCACCCGTGCTCGAGTCCGAGGCCCGCACCGTCGCCAGCCGTCCGATGAACAGCTTCCCGCTAGTCGCGGTGGCCGGCCTGTCCGAAGCCGAACAGATGGCCGATTTCTATCAGGGCCGGCGCGCCTGGCTGCTTGGCGCAGGCGCGGCCAGTGCGCTCTTGATTGCCGTCGTGATCCTGGTCAGCGCGTGGTCATGGCAGCTGGCCAAGGCGCGCCGGCGCGAACGGCTGGCGCAGGAAACCTACGCCGCCGCATCCGAAGCCAGTCCCGACGCCTTCTTCGTGCTGCGCACCGTATTCGGTCCGCGCGGCGACGTGCGTGATTTCGTGGTTGCCACCACCAACAGCCGCGCCGAGCGCTTCACCAGCCTGACCAAGCAGCAGATGGCAGCCAAGCCGATCTCGGGCCTGCTGCCACCGTCGATCAGTCAATCCGTCTTCGACGACCTGTCGGCGGTGGCGCGCGACGGCATTGCGCGCGAAACGGAGTGGCAGGCGCAGACCCTGCCCCAGCCTGGTGTCTGGCTGCACCGCCAGGCGGTGGCGGTAGAGGATGGCGTCGTCGTGATCGTGCGCGACATCACCGAGCGCAAGATGGGCGAGCAGCGCATCCGCCATCTGGCGCACCACGACGACCTGACCGGCCTGCCCAACCGCAGCCTGCTGCGCGAGCGCCTGGGCCAGGCGATCGTCACTGCCGCCGAAGCGGGCCGCGCGGTCGGCCTGGCCTTCATCGACCTCGATGGCTTCAAGCTGGTCAACGACACGCTGGGCCACAACGCCGGCGACGAACTGCTCAAGGTGGTCGGCGCGCGCATGCATCGCTGCCTGCGGAGCGACGATACGCTGGCGCGCTTTGGCGGCGACGAATTCGTGATCCTGCTGCCGGACCTCGCGGGCGACCCGATGGCGATCGCGCCGCTGCTCGAGCGGGTGCGTGAAGCCGTCACCGAGCCGGTGCTGGTCGAGGGCCAGGAAGTGCAGGTCAGCTGCAGCGTCGGCGTGACGTTCTACCCGCGCGACGGCGCCAGCGCCAACGCCCTCATGATGCACGCCGACGTGGCCATGTACCGCGCCAAGGAACTGGGCAGCAACAACGTCCAGTACTACGTCAGCGAAATGAACGAGAGCGTCGACGAAAAGCTCGTGCTGCTCGAAGGCCTGCGCGCGGCGATCGACACCTGCGCCGAAGACTATCCGGGCCCGTGCCAGTTCCAGCTGTTGTACCAGCCCAAGGTCGACCTGCGCACGAATTGCCTGTTCGGCGTCGAGGCGCTGATCCGCTGGCACCACCCCGAGCAGGGCCTGGTCTCGCCGCTGCGTTTCATCGGCCTGGCCGAAGAGAGTGGCCTGATCGTGCAGATCGGCGACTGGGTGCTGCGTACCGCCTGCGCCCAGGCCCAGGCCTGGCGCACGGCTGGCCTGCCCCCGGTCAGCGTGTCGGTGAATGTCTCGGCGCGCCAGTTCGAAGACAAGCGCCTCGTCGAACGCGTTGCCGAGGCGCTGCGCGCCAGCGGCCTGCCGGCCGACGGCCTCGAAGTCGAGGTCACCGAAAGCCTGATCATGCGCGACCTGGGCCGCTCGGTCGACAAGATGCGCGAGCTCGAAGCAATGGGCGTTGCACTGTCGATCGACGATTTCGGCACCGGCTACTCGAGCCTGTCGGCGCTCAAGTCGTTCCCGATCAGCCGCCTCAAGATCGACAAATCATTCGTCGCCGACCTGGCCGACTCGCCCGACGACCAGGCGATCGCGATGGCCGTCATTTCGCTTGGCCACAAGCTCGATCTGCGCGTGATTGCCGAAGGCGTCGAGACCGAGCAGCAGCGCGACTTCCTGCGCGCCAACGACTGCGACGAAATGCAGGGTTACCTGTTCAGCCGGCCGCTCCCGGCAAGCGACATCGCACGCCTGCTCGCAGGCAGCGCAGGAGACGCGCATGACCCCTGCGCCAAGTAG
- a CDS encoding DMT family transporter, with product MNVILLAMAFCVGMAMSVQAAINSQLAHSIGANSMMAALVSFSCGTAVLLAVALAKSGVGGLGATLVALPSQPAWKFLGGFLGAAFVFGTVFLAPRIGLLSLIVLVIAGQLLSSMAIDHFGLINMATRKVSGVRIAGALVVVVGVTITVFGERIVASMSR from the coding sequence ATGAACGTGATTTTATTGGCGATGGCCTTCTGTGTGGGCATGGCCATGTCGGTGCAGGCAGCGATCAACAGCCAGCTGGCCCATTCGATCGGGGCCAATTCGATGATGGCAGCGCTGGTGTCGTTCAGCTGTGGCACAGCGGTGCTGCTGGCGGTGGCACTGGCCAAGAGCGGCGTCGGCGGCCTGGGTGCGACGCTGGTGGCCTTGCCGTCGCAGCCCGCCTGGAAATTCCTGGGTGGCTTTCTCGGCGCGGCGTTCGTGTTCGGGACCGTGTTCCTGGCGCCGCGCATTGGGCTGCTCAGCCTGATCGTGCTGGTGATCGCCGGTCAGCTGCTCAGCTCGATGGCGATCGACCATTTCGGTCTGATCAATATGGCGACACGCAAGGTGTCCGGCGTGCGCATTGCTGGTGCGCTAGTGGTGGTGGTCGGCGTGACAATCACGGTGTTCGGCGAGCGTATTGTTGCTAGTATGTCACGCTGA
- a CDS encoding TIGR00730 family Rossman fold protein, which yields MKTLAVYCGAARGVNPAHADAARLLARAMVDHNISLVYGGGKVGLMGVIADEVLRLGGEATGVIPRALVEREVGHAGLTRLFVVKDMHERKAMMADLSEGFIAMPGGMGTLEELFEMVTWAQLGIHAKPIGLLNVNGFYDGLRTFVGHQVAEGFVRPEHEDLMIADSDPDVLIQRLRAVVPVVLESSLPAAAADELKG from the coding sequence ATGAAAACCCTTGCTGTCTACTGCGGCGCCGCACGTGGCGTCAACCCTGCCCACGCCGATGCCGCGCGCCTGCTGGCGCGCGCCATGGTCGACCACAATATCAGCCTTGTCTATGGCGGCGGCAAGGTCGGCCTGATGGGCGTGATCGCCGATGAAGTGCTGCGCCTGGGCGGCGAAGCCACCGGCGTCATCCCCCGCGCCCTGGTCGAACGCGAAGTGGGCCACGCTGGCCTCACGCGCCTGTTCGTCGTCAAGGACATGCACGAGCGCAAAGCGATGATGGCCGACCTGTCCGAAGGTTTTATCGCCATGCCGGGCGGGATGGGCACGCTCGAAGAGCTGTTCGAGATGGTGACCTGGGCCCAGCTGGGCATCCACGCCAAGCCGATCGGCCTGTTGAACGTGAACGGTTTCTACGACGGCCTGCGTACCTTCGTGGGCCACCAGGTAGCCGAAGGGTTCGTGCGGCCCGAGCACGAAGACCTGATGATCGCCGACAGCGATCCCGACGTGCTGATCCAGCGCTTGCGCGCGGTGGTGCCCGTCGTGCTGGAGTCGAGCCTGCCAGCGGCGGCGGCCGACGAATTAAAAGGCTAG
- a CDS encoding TetR/AcrR family transcriptional regulator: MQQKAPRRTRERILELSLRLFNEFGEPNITTTVIAEEMNISPGNLYYHFRNKDDIVNSIFVQFEAEIERILTVPAGRRSNMEDVWLYLHHMFKLIWRYRFFYRDLNDLLSRNRKLELHFKAIHAHKIKVARQLCEDLRSEGSLDASDQQIGAMATNMVVVATYWLSFEYVRNPRKYSEQQAIADALARGCYQVLSMVGPYLNGETRVLFEKLSDDYLKKLSADARPGADFL; this comes from the coding sequence ATGCAACAAAAAGCACCGCGCCGGACCCGTGAACGCATCCTGGAGCTCTCGCTCAGGCTGTTCAACGAGTTCGGCGAGCCCAACATCACGACCACCGTCATTGCCGAGGAGATGAATATCTCGCCCGGCAATCTGTACTACCATTTCCGTAACAAGGACGACATCGTCAATTCGATCTTCGTCCAGTTCGAGGCGGAGATCGAGCGCATCCTGACGGTGCCGGCCGGGCGCCGCTCGAACATGGAAGACGTGTGGCTGTACCTGCACCACATGTTCAAGCTGATCTGGCGCTACCGCTTCTTCTACCGCGACCTGAACGATTTGCTGTCGCGCAACCGCAAGCTCGAACTGCACTTCAAGGCGATCCACGCGCACAAGATCAAGGTCGCGCGCCAGCTGTGCGAAGACTTGCGCAGCGAAGGCTCGCTCGACGCGTCCGACCAGCAGATCGGCGCCATGGCAACCAATATGGTGGTCGTGGCAACCTACTGGCTGTCGTTCGAATACGTGCGTAACCCGCGCAAGTACAGCGAGCAGCAGGCGATTGCCGATGCGCTCGCGCGCGGCTGCTACCAGGTGCTGTCGATGGTCGGGCCCTACCTGAATGGCGAAACGCGCGTCCTGTTCGAGAAGCTGTCTGACGACTATCTGAAAAAACTGTCGGCCGACGCCAGACCCGGCGCCGACTTCCTTTGA
- a CDS encoding DUF2807 domain-containing protein: protein MLAAVLACSMAPPAAMAWPFGSEQVEGNGNVTRQARKVESFNGIALGLPGRLELRTGNVGNVDSVTVETDDNLQALIETRVEDGVLRIRPAKRNLNLRTRNLKIVVTARQIERLSLGGSGTIDADVLRGKRLDLDVGGSGKIQIARLEADTVSASVAGSGDLRADGGAVRELSVSIGGSGDVDLGKIAADSARVSIAGSGDATVWAKNDLRASIAGSGDVGYYGDPKVSRSVAGSGEVRRIGNAPR, encoded by the coding sequence ATGCTCGCCGCTGTCCTCGCCTGCAGCATGGCGCCCCCTGCGGCCATGGCCTGGCCATTCGGCAGCGAACAGGTCGAAGGCAATGGCAACGTCACGCGCCAGGCGCGCAAGGTCGAGTCGTTCAATGGCATCGCGCTGGGTCTGCCGGGCCGGCTGGAACTGCGTACTGGCAACGTTGGCAACGTCGACAGCGTCACGGTCGAGACCGATGACAATCTGCAGGCGCTGATCGAGACGCGCGTCGAAGACGGCGTGCTGCGCATCCGTCCCGCCAAGCGCAACCTGAACCTGCGCACCCGCAACCTCAAGATCGTCGTGACGGCGCGCCAGATCGAGCGCCTGTCGCTGGGCGGCTCGGGCACCATCGATGCGGATGTCCTGCGCGGCAAGCGCCTGGACCTGGACGTCGGCGGCTCGGGCAAGATCCAGATCGCGCGTCTCGAGGCAGACACGGTCTCCGCCAGCGTGGCCGGCAGCGGCGACCTGCGCGCCGATGGCGGCGCGGTACGCGAACTGTCGGTATCGATCGGCGGTTCAGGCGATGTCGACCTGGGCAAGATCGCCGCCGATTCGGCGCGCGTGAGCATCGCCGGATCGGGCGACGCAACGGTGTGGGCAAAGAATGACCTGCGCGCGAGCATCGCCGGGTCGGGCGATGTCGGCTATTACGGCGATCCGAAGGTGAGCCGCAGCGTGGCGGGCTCGGGAGAAGTACGGCGCATCGGCAACGCGCCGCGCTGA
- a CDS encoding NADP-dependent oxidoreductase, whose amino-acid sequence MTDTFPPNQQFLLAARPVGLPQAHDWQLHEQAVPAPAEGEIVVKVLYLSLDPAMRGWMNEGKSYIRPVAIGEVMRAGGLGVVVASRSPRFAVGDHVAGGTGVQRYWSGPADDKNAGFVKIDPRIGNLTAWLNLLGMPGMTAYFGLRDVGQAKAGDTVVVSGAAGAVGMTVGQVAKRMGCRVVGIAGGAEKCRFVVEQLGFDACIDYKAGGLHAALKQHCPQGVDVYFDNVGGDILDAVLTRINMKARIVICGAISQYNATVPVKGPANYLALLVNRARMEGMVVFDYAPRYHEAVAELGAWLAAGEITSHEHVVDGFEQFPQALLMLFEGRNLGKLVLKVADA is encoded by the coding sequence ATGACCGACACCTTTCCACCCAATCAGCAATTCCTGCTCGCTGCCCGCCCGGTCGGGCTGCCGCAGGCCCACGACTGGCAACTGCACGAACAGGCGGTGCCGGCGCCCGCTGAGGGCGAGATCGTGGTCAAGGTGCTGTACCTGTCGCTCGACCCGGCCATGCGTGGCTGGATGAACGAAGGCAAATCGTATATCCGGCCGGTTGCCATCGGCGAAGTCATGCGCGCCGGCGGACTGGGCGTCGTGGTGGCGTCACGCTCGCCCCGCTTCGCCGTGGGCGACCATGTCGCCGGCGGCACCGGCGTACAGCGCTACTGGTCCGGCCCCGCCGATGACAAGAACGCCGGATTCGTCAAAATCGATCCGCGCATCGGCAACCTTACCGCATGGCTGAACCTGCTCGGCATGCCGGGCATGACGGCGTACTTCGGCCTGCGCGACGTGGGCCAGGCCAAGGCGGGCGACACGGTCGTGGTTTCTGGCGCGGCCGGCGCCGTCGGCATGACCGTGGGCCAGGTCGCCAAGCGCATGGGGTGCCGCGTGGTCGGCATTGCGGGCGGCGCCGAGAAATGCCGCTTCGTCGTCGAGCAACTGGGTTTTGATGCCTGCATCGACTACAAGGCGGGCGGCCTGCACGCGGCGCTCAAGCAGCATTGCCCGCAGGGCGTGGACGTCTATTTCGACAATGTCGGCGGCGATATCCTCGACGCCGTCCTCACGCGCATCAACATGAAGGCGCGGATCGTGATCTGCGGGGCGATCTCGCAGTACAACGCCACGGTGCCCGTCAAGGGACCGGCGAACTACCTGGCGTTGCTGGTGAACCGCGCGCGGATGGAAGGCATGGTGGTGTTCGACTACGCCCCGCGCTACCACGAGGCGGTGGCCGAACTGGGGGCGTGGCTGGCGGCCGGCGAGATCACCAGTCACGAGCACGTGGTCGACGGCTTCGAGCAATTCCCGCAGGCGCTCCTGATGCTGTTTGAAGGGCGCAATCTGGGCAAGCTGGTATTGAAGGTGGCCGACGCCTAG
- a CDS encoding phosphate ABC transporter substrate-binding protein — translation MKTRLGTYSRHMLALCTLCFVATSASAELVVIVSSRNPNPVLNAEQVSAIFLGQTGRFPDGAAAVAIDQGLGAAQRDLFYRQLTGKTPALLKAHWSKMVFTGRGQPPREAASDAAVRRMVADNPSMIGYIERAALDPSVRPVLVLQ, via the coding sequence ATGAAAACACGCCTCGGTACTTATTCCCGCCACATGCTGGCCCTGTGCACGCTGTGCTTCGTCGCCACGAGCGCGTCGGCCGAACTGGTCGTCATCGTCTCGAGCCGCAACCCGAACCCGGTGCTCAACGCCGAACAGGTCAGCGCCATCTTCCTCGGCCAGACGGGCCGCTTCCCGGATGGCGCAGCCGCCGTCGCCATCGACCAGGGGCTGGGCGCGGCGCAGCGCGACCTGTTCTATCGCCAGCTCACCGGCAAGACCCCGGCGCTGCTCAAGGCCCACTGGTCCAAGATGGTGTTCACCGGCCGCGGCCAGCCGCCGCGCGAAGCCGCAAGCGACGCCGCCGTGCGCCGCATGGTGGCTGACAACCCGTCGATGATCGGCTATATCGAGCGCGCTGCGCTCGACCCGTCCGTACGCCCGGTGCTGGTGCTGCAGTGA
- a CDS encoding copper chaperone PCu(A)C → MTRHLIAALAAGLFSVSALAQVTVTEPWVRATVPAQKSTGAFMQLQSATPARLLEVRTPVAGRAEIHEMAMEGQVMRMRQVKSIDLPAGKPVVLASGGYHVMLLDLKRQLKEGENVDLTLVVQDAAAKRQEVKVTLPVMPLTHSGKPAAQDAHGAHAGHAGH, encoded by the coding sequence ATGACCCGTCACCTGATCGCCGCGCTTGCCGCGGGCCTGTTTTCCGTCTCCGCGCTGGCCCAGGTCACCGTGACCGAACCCTGGGTACGCGCCACCGTGCCGGCCCAGAAAAGCACGGGCGCCTTCATGCAGCTGCAATCGGCCACGCCTGCGCGCCTGCTCGAAGTGCGCACGCCGGTGGCCGGCCGCGCCGAGATCCACGAGATGGCAATGGAAGGCCAGGTGATGCGCATGCGTCAGGTGAAGAGCATCGATCTGCCGGCCGGCAAGCCGGTCGTGCTGGCCTCGGGTGGCTACCACGTGATGCTGCTGGACCTGAAGCGCCAGCTGAAAGAGGGCGAGAACGTCGATCTGACCCTGGTGGTGCAGGACGCCGCCGCCAAGCGCCAGGAAGTGAAAGTAACGCTGCCGGTCATGCCGCTGACGCACAGCGGCAAGCCGGCAGCGCAGGATGCGCACGGTGCGCACGCGGGCCACGCCGGCCACTGA
- a CDS encoding YaeQ family protein: MAIKATIYKADLSIADMDRNYYQEHSLTIARHPSETDERVMIRVLAYALHADPGLAFTKDLFDVDEPALWLKDLTGAIDLWIEVGQPDEKRLLKAAGRAEKVIVYSYSATSSIWFKGIANKIERAKNVSVINIPAEISAQLEKMASRSMALQCTIQDGQVWLTDGTDTVLVEREALRGTV; encoded by the coding sequence ATGGCTATCAAAGCGACCATCTACAAGGCTGACCTGTCGATTGCCGACATGGACCGCAACTATTACCAGGAACACAGCCTGACGATCGCCCGGCATCCGTCCGAGACCGACGAACGCGTGATGATCCGCGTGCTGGCCTACGCGCTGCACGCCGATCCGGGGCTGGCGTTCACGAAAGACCTGTTCGACGTCGACGAGCCGGCCCTGTGGCTCAAGGACCTTACCGGCGCCATCGACCTGTGGATCGAAGTGGGCCAGCCCGACGAAAAGCGCCTGCTGAAAGCAGCCGGCCGCGCCGAGAAAGTGATCGTCTACAGCTACAGTGCGACGAGCAGCATCTGGTTCAAGGGCATCGCCAACAAGATCGAGCGCGCAAAAAACGTCAGCGTGATCAACATCCCGGCCGAGATCAGCGCCCAGCTCGAGAAAATGGCGTCACGCTCGATGGCGCTGCAGTGCACGATCCAGGATGGCCAGGTGTGGCTGACCGACGGCACCGACACCGTGCTGGTCGAGCGTGAAGCCTTGCGCGGCACAGTGTAA
- a CDS encoding GGDEF domain-containing protein, translated as MLRRMRNYWIATAMLYVATMGLLAAQVGAGYTPRGPALVLSIIAACGTLAFYALIHFSTRLKIAPDMLAALQSLFAIGCVIAGYAIAGPLRASLLSMLVVAIAFCTFAMHPRRALLLAGAALAGMAGIMWYLQAIDPLGHPPAVEAMSFGYLAAALLATTLLASEMTKLRRRMKASRQELLAALDTIRTLATVDELTSLANRRHMNELLGAEERRSASFASCVALLDLDLFKEVNDQYGHAVGDAVLRGFAGAAHGALRERDTLARWGGEEFLLLLPDATPQAARQVLERIVTRVHALQIDGVTLARRISFSAGLAERRDGEPFMEAISRADKALYRAKAAGRDRIEVA; from the coding sequence ATGCTGCGCCGCATGCGCAACTACTGGATCGCCACTGCCATGCTGTATGTGGCGACCATGGGCCTGCTGGCGGCGCAGGTCGGGGCCGGCTACACACCGCGCGGCCCCGCGCTGGTGCTGAGCATCATCGCCGCATGCGGCACGCTCGCGTTCTACGCCCTGATCCATTTCAGCACGCGACTGAAGATCGCGCCCGACATGCTGGCCGCGCTGCAATCTCTGTTCGCGATCGGCTGCGTCATTGCGGGCTATGCGATCGCTGGCCCGCTGCGCGCCTCACTCCTGAGCATGCTGGTGGTGGCCATCGCCTTCTGCACGTTCGCCATGCACCCGCGGCGCGCACTGCTGCTGGCCGGTGCCGCGCTGGCCGGCATGGCCGGCATCATGTGGTATTTGCAGGCAATCGATCCCCTGGGCCACCCGCCCGCCGTCGAAGCGATGAGCTTCGGCTACCTGGCCGCGGCATTGCTGGCGACCACGCTGCTGGCCAGCGAAATGACCAAGCTGCGCCGGCGCATGAAGGCCAGCAGGCAGGAGCTGCTGGCCGCCCTCGACACCATCCGTACGCTTGCCACCGTCGACGAATTGACGTCGCTGGCCAACCGCCGCCACATGAACGAGTTGCTGGGCGCCGAAGAACGCCGCTCGGCGTCCTTTGCCAGCTGCGTGGCGCTGCTCGACCTCGACCTGTTCAAGGAAGTAAACGACCAGTATGGGCACGCCGTGGGCGACGCCGTGCTGCGCGGCTTTGCCGGCGCAGCGCATGGCGCGCTGCGCGAGCGCGACACGCTGGCACGCTGGGGCGGCGAAGAATTTCTGCTGCTGCTGCCGGACGCCACGCCGCAGGCAGCGCGCCAGGTACTGGAACGCATCGTCACGCGCGTGCATGCGCTGCAAATCGACGGCGTGACGCTGGCGCGGCGGATCAGCTTTTCGGCCGGCCTGGCCGAACGGCGCGATGGCGAACCATTCATGGAAGCGATCAGCCGCGCCGACAAGGCGCTGTACCGGGCCAAGGCGGCGGGACGCGACCGGATCGAAGTCGCCTAG
- the tadA gene encoding Flp pilus assembly complex ATPase component TadA: MEHHQSSQIPTLSYIENEDHPVFETLVQQILHLLNSKLVFSDIIIHQNSPLMLRQPKGLVAVTDSPITKEELEEFFDVIEPNWPQRIASRAFDRSIDLHTARIRANCFRFQGGKRIGCVIRRFPKEPIPLADLGLWDDEREFASLTSGLVLIIGDTCQGKSTTIASILDEINRHRSGHIITIEDPVETLIPQRRCIITQREVGEDGDVDSYYLGALDALRERPDVIVIGEIRDAQTAQEALALAESGPLVLASLHARSTELGLQKMLRLLGNTDAQAQALAHALRGVLCQALLPSVEGNRYHLATECLTPSPAVVRMLEAGDLGSIRAHMNRGIDAGCHTMNASLEGLLTSHKVRLEDARNATTDRVAFADMV, translated from the coding sequence ATGGAACATCACCAGTCCTCGCAGATTCCCACCCTGTCGTATATCGAGAACGAAGACCACCCGGTATTCGAAACGCTGGTCCAGCAGATCCTGCATCTGCTGAACTCGAAGCTGGTGTTTTCCGACATCATCATCCACCAGAACAGCCCCTTGATGCTGCGCCAGCCGAAGGGCCTGGTGGCGGTGACCGATTCGCCGATCACGAAGGAAGAGCTGGAAGAATTCTTCGACGTGATCGAGCCGAACTGGCCGCAGCGCATCGCCTCGCGCGCGTTCGACCGTTCCATTGACCTGCACACGGCGCGCATCCGCGCCAACTGCTTCCGCTTCCAGGGCGGCAAGCGGATCGGCTGCGTGATCCGCCGCTTCCCGAAAGAGCCGATCCCGCTGGCCGACCTGGGCCTGTGGGACGACGAGCGCGAATTCGCGAGCCTGACCAGCGGCCTGGTCCTGATCATTGGCGATACGTGCCAGGGCAAGTCGACGACGATCGCATCGATCCTCGACGAGATCAACCGCCACCGCTCGGGCCATATCATCACCATTGAAGACCCGGTCGAAACGCTGATCCCGCAACGCCGCTGCATCATCACGCAGCGCGAAGTGGGCGAGGACGGCGATGTCGACAGCTACTATCTGGGCGCCCTCGATGCGCTGCGCGAGCGGCCGGACGTGATCGTCATCGGCGAGATCCGCGACGCCCAGACGGCGCAGGAGGCGCTGGCGCTGGCCGAATCCGGCCCGCTGGTGCTGGCGTCGCTGCATGCGCGCTCGACCGAGCTGGGCCTGCAAAAGATGCTGCGCCTGCTGGGCAACACGGACGCGCAGGCGCAAGCGCTGGCCCACGCGCTGCGCGGTGTGCTGTGCCAGGCGCTGCTCCCATCGGTGGAGGGCAACCGCTATCACCTCGCCACCGAATGCCTGACCCCGAGTCCGGCCGTCGTGCGCATGCTCGAAGCAGGGGACCTGGGCAGTATCCGCGCGCACATGAATCGCGGCATCGATGCTGGTTGCCACACGATGAATGCGTCGCTCGAAGGCTTGCTGACGTCGCACAAGGTGCGTCTGGAAGATGCGCGCAACGCCACCACCGATCGGGTGGCGTTTGCCGACATGGTGTAA
- a CDS encoding M48 family metallopeptidase, which produces MHTLKYLTAYPEQLRTQVSGLIAQDRLGDTLRQRYPAPHGIRTDRALYDYVQDLKDEYLRQAAPVSKVAFDSKIQVVQHALGLHTAISRVQGGRLKAKYEIRIASLFRDAPLPFLRMIAVHELAHLKEKEHDKAFYKLCCWMEPAYHQLEFDVRLYLTWLDLAGARLWSAEPAPVPR; this is translated from the coding sequence ATGCATACCCTGAAATACCTGACCGCCTATCCCGAGCAACTGCGCACGCAGGTCAGCGGCCTCATCGCGCAAGACCGTCTTGGCGACACGCTGCGCCAGCGCTATCCGGCACCACACGGCATCCGCACCGACCGCGCCCTGTACGACTACGTCCAGGACCTGAAGGACGAGTACCTGCGCCAGGCTGCGCCGGTCTCGAAGGTCGCCTTCGACAGCAAGATCCAGGTGGTCCAGCATGCACTGGGCCTTCACACGGCCATCTCGCGCGTCCAGGGCGGGCGCCTCAAGGCCAAGTATGAGATTCGCATCGCCAGCCTGTTTCGCGATGCGCCGCTGCCATTTTTGCGCATGATCGCCGTGCACGAACTGGCGCACCTGAAAGAAAAAGAACACGACAAGGCGTTTTACAAGCTGTGCTGCTGGATGGAACCTGCCTATCACCAGCTGGAATTCGACGTCCGGTTGTACCTGACCTGGCTCGATCTGGCGGGCGCACGCTTGTGGAGTGCCGAACCAGCACCAGTTCCGCGTTGA